A single genomic interval of Ramlibacter sp. harbors:
- a CDS encoding restriction endonuclease — MRASLGRWVGQDPARQMMGMAAPFLILGAALMLLSMVLGASSSPSLQSASQGARAPAPYLLAAGFILLAVALVLRLRNGPRKPPRPDTSQLSSHLGNTTLFGSQLDSAMGDLVAVPAGRPLRPPAQMWNTQVFRDIEWRRFELVCAALFAQAGFEARTESHGPDGGGDIWLYSGHKEGPAALVRCKHRPGKKVALAEVREFHQLMRAHQVLRGTFANSGTFTAEAREFAKANGINAMDRLGLLALISQRTMQQKEDLLQLAYQDEYWRPTCARCGTPMVERRARKRGRTFWGCVDYPQCDFMLPVSKA, encoded by the coding sequence ATGCGTGCAAGTTTGGGCCGATGGGTGGGGCAGGACCCCGCGCGGCAGATGATGGGGATGGCCGCCCCGTTCCTGATCCTGGGTGCGGCTCTGATGCTGCTGTCCATGGTGCTGGGGGCCTCGTCCAGCCCCAGCCTCCAGTCGGCCAGCCAGGGAGCGCGCGCACCCGCCCCCTACCTGCTGGCCGCAGGCTTCATCCTGCTGGCCGTCGCCCTGGTGCTGCGGTTGCGAAACGGCCCGCGCAAGCCGCCCAGGCCGGACACCAGCCAGCTCTCCAGCCACCTGGGCAACACCACCCTCTTCGGCTCGCAGCTGGACTCCGCCATGGGCGACCTGGTCGCCGTGCCGGCAGGACGGCCCTTGCGGCCGCCAGCGCAGATGTGGAACACGCAGGTGTTTCGCGACATCGAGTGGCGCCGCTTTGAACTGGTGTGCGCCGCCTTGTTCGCCCAGGCGGGCTTCGAGGCGCGCACCGAATCCCACGGCCCGGACGGCGGCGGCGACATCTGGCTGTATTCCGGGCACAAGGAAGGCCCCGCGGCCCTGGTCCGGTGCAAGCACCGGCCCGGCAAGAAGGTCGCGCTGGCCGAGGTGCGCGAATTCCATCAGCTCATGAGGGCCCACCAGGTCCTGCGTGGCACCTTCGCCAACAGCGGCACCTTCACCGCCGAAGCCCGCGAGTTCGCCAAGGCCAACGGCATCAACGCCATGGACCGGCTGGGTCTGCTGGCGCTGATCTCGCAGCGGACCATGCAGCAAAAGGAGGACCTGCTGCAGCTGGCCTACCAGGATGAATACTGGCGTCCCACCTGCGCCAGATGCGGCACCCCAATGGTGGAGCGGCGCGCGCGCAAGCGGGGCCGCACCTTCTGGGGCTGTGTCGACTACCCGCAATGCGATTTCATGCTGCCGGTCAGCAAGGCCTAG
- a CDS encoding Lrp/AsnC family transcriptional regulator, giving the protein MDATDRKILQTLQADARASLQEISQAVGLSATPCWSRIRKMEDSGVIEGYTIRLNAQAIGLSDTVLVQVTLDSHSDNTLEKFGETLAAIPEVIEAYLVSGEYDYLLRVAVRDTRDYERLLRERLYKIKGIRHSKSSFVLRTLKKADLPLLGA; this is encoded by the coding sequence ATGGACGCAACAGACAGAAAAATCCTCCAGACTCTGCAGGCCGATGCCCGGGCCAGCCTCCAGGAAATCAGCCAGGCCGTGGGGCTGAGCGCCACGCCTTGCTGGAGCCGCATCCGCAAGATGGAAGACAGCGGCGTCATCGAGGGTTACACCATCCGCCTCAATGCCCAGGCCATTGGCCTGAGCGACACCGTGCTGGTGCAGGTCACGCTGGACAGTCATTCCGACAACACGCTGGAGAAATTCGGGGAGACGCTGGCCGCCATTCCCGAGGTGATCGAGGCGTACCTGGTGTCCGGCGAATATGACTACCTGCTGCGCGTTGCCGTGCGTGACACCCGTGACTACGAGCGACTGCTGCGCGAGCGCCTTTACAAGATCAAGGGCATCCGCCACAGCAAGTCCAGCTTCGTGCTGCGCACGCTCAAGAAGGCCGATCTGCCGCTGCTGGGGGCGTAG